CGCCGGGCTCGTCGACGCCGAGCGGGAGAAGGCCACCGCCCGCATCCTGGCCTGGGCCGGCGTCTCCGCCCCGGCCGTCGAGGCGGCGCAGCCGCTGGCGCGCTTCGACGCCCGCCTCGACAAGCCGGTCGACGAGGACGTGACGCGGGAGCACGGGCTGCGCCCGTAACCGTCCCGTACGCGTGAGTGTGCCCGGTGGTCCGTCGAGGACCACCGGGCACACCCGTCTGACCCCCTAGCGGTACGAGAGCCCGTACCCGACGGGGTAGAGCACCTTGCTCGGATCGTCCGCGCTCTGCACCGGGACGGGCAGCCGCCCCTTCGGCCGCGCCCGTCCGGCCAGGACCCGGACCGCGGCGCGGAGTTCGACGTCGGTCCAGGAGTAGGCGGCGAGGGTCGCCCGCTGGCCGCCGATCCGGGCGATGTCGTACGGGTTGCGGATCGCGATCGTCACGACCGGGACGCCGCTCGCGACGAGCCGCGCGACGAGCGTGCGCTGCGGACTGGCCGCGGTGACGTTGTACGTGCCCACGACGACCACGTCCTGCCCGGCCGCCGCCGCCACCGCCTCCTCGATCTTCGCCGCCGTCGGGGTGATCCCGGTGGAGAGCGCGGTCGCGGTGAACCCGAGCTCCCCGAGGGCCGTCGCCAGGGTGGTGGTGGGCGGCCCGGTCGTGCCGGACGGCGAGGCGGGGTCGGCGCCGACGACGAGGACCCTGCCGTGGCCGGACGGGCTCAGCGGCAGGAAGCCGTCCTCGTTGAGGAGCAGGGTCGTGGTCTGTTCGGCGATCCGGTCCGCCTGGGCCAGGTGCGCCTTGGTGCCGACCACCCGGTCGACGCCCGCGCGCGTCACGTACGGCTGCCGGAAGAGGCCCAGCTTCGCCTTGAGCCGCAGGATCCGCAGGATCGATTCGTCGAGCCGGTCCTCCGTCAGCTCGCCGTCCCTGACCGCCGCCAGGACCGCCTTCCAGGCCACGTCGAGGTTCGGCGGGTTGAGCAGTTGGTCGACCCCGGCCTCGAGCGCCAGGACCGGGACGCGCTCGTCGCCGTACTTGGTGCGCACGCCCTCCATGCCGAGCGAGTCGGTGACCACCACGCCGTCGTAGCCGAGCTGTTCGCGCAGTATCCCGGTGAGGATGGGCCGGGAGAGGGTCGCCGGGTCCTCGCTGGGGTCGAGCGCGGGCACCACGATGTGCGCGGTCATGATCGAGTCGATCCCCGCGTCGATCGCCGACTCGAACGGCGGCGCGTCGAGCTCGGCCCACTGGGCCCGGGTGTGGGTGATCGTCGGCAGTCCGTAGTGGCTGTCGACGGCGGTGTCGCCGTGCCCCGGGAAGTGCTTGGAGGTGGCCGCGACCCCGGCCCGCTGGTAGCCCTTGACCTGGGCGGCGACCAGACCGGCGACCGCACGGGGGTCGGAGCCGAAGGAGCGGACGCCGATGACCGGGTTCGCCGGGTTGACGTTGACGTCGGCGACCGGGGCGTAGTTCTGCCGGATGCCGACGGCGGCGAGCTCGGCGCCCGCGATCTGCGCGGCCTTACGGGCGTCCGCGAGCGAGCCGCCCGCGCCGAGGGCCATCGCCCCGGGCACCAGGGTGGCGGGCTCGCCGACCCGGCAGACGATGCCGTGCTCCTGGTCGGTGGAGATGAGCAGCGGGACCGGGGTCGGCTGGGCGAGCCCGGCCTGCTGGATGCCGTTGGACAGCTCGGCGATCTGGTGCGGGTCACGGGTGTTGTGGGCCCACGAGAAGTAGATGACG
The sequence above is a segment of the Streptomyces sp. NBC_01255 genome. Coding sequences within it:
- a CDS encoding glycoside hydrolase family 3 protein, producing MTAAAAAAAVTGVTAPVAHAETDDRKLQRIIDRMSLEEKVGQLFVMRVYGHSATAPDQADIDANLKEIGVRTAAELVERYHVGGVIYFSWAHNTRDPHQIAELSNGIQQAGLAQPTPVPLLISTDQEHGIVCRVGEPATLVPGAMALGAGGSLADARKAAQIAGAELAAVGIRQNYAPVADVNVNPANPVIGVRSFGSDPRAVAGLVAAQVKGYQRAGVAATSKHFPGHGDTAVDSHYGLPTITHTRAQWAELDAPPFESAIDAGIDSIMTAHIVVPALDPSEDPATLSRPILTGILREQLGYDGVVVTDSLGMEGVRTKYGDERVPVLALEAGVDQLLNPPNLDVAWKAVLAAVRDGELTEDRLDESILRILRLKAKLGLFRQPYVTRAGVDRVVGTKAHLAQADRIAEQTTTLLLNEDGFLPLSPSGHGRVLVVGADPASPSGTTGPPTTTLATALGELGFTATALSTGITPTAAKIEEAVAAAAGQDVVVVGTYNVTAASPQRTLVARLVASGVPVVTIAIRNPYDIARIGGQRATLAAYSWTDVELRAAVRVLAGRARPKGRLPVPVQSADDPSKVLYPVGYGLSYR